The genomic interval GCACTCTGGGCTCGGCCCAGCACCCACCTTTGCCCTTCTCAGGGGGCCTGGCGCTCCGGGCTTGGCCCAGCACCCACCTTTGCCCTTCTCAGGGGGCCCGGCACTCTGGGCTCACCCCAGCACCCACTTTCGCCCTTCTTGGGGGGCCCGGCACTCCGGACTCACCCCAGCACCCACCTTCGCCCTTCTCGGGGGGCCTGGTGCTCCAGGCTCGGCCCAGCACCCACCTTCACCCTTCTCGGGGGGCCTGGCGCTCCAGGCTCGGCCCAGCACCCACCTTTGCCCTTCTCAGGGGGCCCGGCACTCCGGGTTCGCCCCAGCACCCACCTTCGCCCTTCTCGGGGGGCCTGGTGCTGCAGGCTCGGCCCAGCACCCACCTTCGCCCTTCTCGGGGGGTCCGGCGCTCCGGGCTCACTCCAGCACCCACCTTTACCCTTCTCAGGGGGCCTGGCACTCTGGGTTCAGCCCAGCACCCATCTTTGCCCTTCTCCGGGAGCCCAGTGCTCCAGGCTAGCCCCAGCACCCATCTTTGCCCTTCTTGGGGGGCCCGGCACTCCAGGCTCGGCCCAGCACCCACCTTTGCCCTTCTCGGGGGCCCTCGGCAGTGGCATCGACCCCCCGTATCCCTCCAGGCTCAGCgggtccatttttctttcttctaacttTTTGATGTTTCTTGTGCTCCCTTTTGAGGGACTAATGACGTCCAATGTgtggaaaaaggaagagaacatTGCCGTTAGCGTTCACAAGccctgagggtggggaggggacgaCTCTGAGCGCCTCCCCAGCTCTCGGGCCATGTGTCTGGCGCTGCGGGCCGTGGCCACGCGCCTCCAGGCTCCAGCTGCAGCCAGGGGGGACACCCACCTCCACAGCTACAGAGGcggttttgttgttttcttccccCACAGGGTGTCCTTTCTCCTTTAAAGCTATAGTTCTGTGGTTTATTCATTTAGACTATATCCTATTCCATAGACAATTAGACGTGGCTTAcataaaaaacagtgaaaaaaaagtaaatggataAAGTAACGGAGGAAAAACGAGGGCAGAAAAGGTGTAACGAGGCCAGTGTGAAACGCGCCCCTGCGCTGCTGCGTCCCCGCGAGCCGCGGGCCCCACAGCTCTGAGCCAGCGTGCTCCCAGTGCCCGACCACCCAGGGCGCTGCCACCTCTGACACGCGGGTGCGGGGCTGCTCTCGGGACGGCCGCCCACCCCTCGCTGACCGTGACGGGATttccgccccctccccaggagaAAACAGGGACACAGGGACTGGGCTCTGCCTGAGGCTGGGGCCAGAGACACAGGCCTTGACGCTGACCTCACGGGCCCTAGGCAGGGGGCGTGGGGACCGGGAGACACGGCGGTGCGGGTTGGCCTCACCTGGTGCTGGCCGGCGCGGGCAGAGGCAGGCTCTGGGACTGCTCGAGGGCGCGGTGCTGGCTGGCCTCTGCAGGGACAGGGGCCCAGCACGGTCAGGACCCGCGGCCGTGCGCCCTCCCctccaggagcctggagggccaagGGTCGGGGCTGCTCCGAGGGACCAAACGCGCCCCAGGGGGCAGCCCGGGGGATGGGCTCTCACCTCTGCACGCCTGCAGCTGGCTGGTCAGCACCTTCCGGATCTCACTCACCCAGGCCGCCTTGATTTCAGGAGTGGGTGCCTGCGCCCCAGAGCAGACCAGGGGTGAATGAGTGCCCACCGTGACGCGCACCAGTGTATCCCTCTGCAGGGGCTCAGGACACGTGGGAATGGGGGTGACAGTGCTGCCCTGGGGGTGCAGGAAGGACCCCGCCTCGGGTGAGGGCGCGCTGACTGTTGGGGCCTGAGGGCCATGTGGGTGGGTGCTGGGCTCTGAGGATCCCAGGCTCAAGCAGAGCCGGGCGCTGGCTGAGGCCGCTCCTGCCGCAGCTCTGCGGGCCCTGGGCTGGCTGACCCGGCTGGTGGGCTGTGAGCTGTGACCAGGTCGCCAGGGCCTCCTCGCTGCCCTGTGGCCACATCCCCCAGGGCTGCAGGGGCCCAGACCACCAAGGGCGTCAGAATTGTGGCGGGCAATGCGGCAAGGCGCCTCCCAGGCTGGGCTGCTCTCTCGAGGTCTCTGCCAGATGCGTGGACACCCTGACAGCTCCACCACCTCCCGCGCCCACAGAGAGGTGAGGACACACTTCCTGCACGAGCCAGGTGCGTGGACCCGCGTGCATGCGTGACAGCGTGCATGTGTGACATGGGCAGCCCACACCGCCCCGCCGTCCAGGCATGCAGGAGCTGGGCCCAGGACTGTGAGCCTGCTACCCTGCCTCCAGAGCCCCTCTGCCCTGCAGGGTCCCTGCTCCGCATCAGGGCTCTGCTCTGTTGCTGACAGCCCAGGTCAGCCCCACATGAACGGGGCGGGGGGCGCTGGCCTCCGGGAGATAAAGCCTCAGAGGGTCCTAGACGGCGGCCCTCGGCCGAAGCCACTCACCGGCACCCGCACGGGCCGGGCAGACCCCGGGGCCCACCTGGATGATGTACACCTCCTCCCTGGCGTTGTACCAGATCTCGAACTTCTTCGCATCACCCTTCACGTTCTCCGTGATGCCGACGGCCGTCATCTGTGAGGGCAGAGCGGGCGGGTGGGCCTCCGGCGGGGCACCCCCCCACCCGGGAAGGCGGGTGCACGGCCCGGGGCACTCACGTTCAGGGACTGCTTGTAGCTGTAGGAGGGCGCCTTCTCGTAGCCCTCACCATTCTCCTCCCGCCGCTTGCAGAACAGCACGGCCTTCTCGTGCAGGAACAGGTGGCGCTGCATGGGCTTGAAGCGGGCCAGGTCCTTCACCTTGGCGTGGCCCCGCTTGTGGTCAGTCCACACGCTGAAGGAGCCCTGCATGAGCAGCCTCCCCAGGTCGCTCAGGTTCCCCTGGGGCGGGGCGGAAGGAGGCATGGTTAACGCCCAGCGCGGGCCTGGGGCCTTGGACACGCGGCCAAGCAGAAGCCTGTCTGGGGGCCGGGCTGTGGCCCGTGGGGCCCAGCCGCCGACACTCGGGAGAGTCAAGGGTAGTGGGACGGTCAGGGGTCGCAGGGCATCTGCGGGGATGAAAAGGGGATGTTTGGGGCAGGGAACTGCTCTGTGGGACTCTATCACGGTGGACACTGGTCACCAACTTGTCCAAACCCACTGCATGACCCCCATGTACGCTGTGGACTCTGGGTGAAGGGTCAGCGGAGGCCCATTGGCTGTGATGGGCACCCGACTCCAATGGGAGGCGGGGCTGCGGGGGCCGACGTGCACCCGTGGGGCGGGGGCGTGGGAAGGCCTGTATGCTCCCTTCCATTTCTCTGTGAACCCAGAACTGCTCCAAAAAGAAAGTCTActaaagggaaaagcaaagagaCGACGAGTGCTGAAGGGATTTACAAAGAGGAGAGGAGCCAGGGAGCGGCCTGAGCACCCAGGGACGGAGGGGCAGCATCTCGCTGTCAGGCGCTGCCTCAGCGAGAAGGGGAGGACCAGGAGGGGGTGGTTCCCAAGCCCTGTCTGTGAAGGGGAGGACCAGGAGGGGGTGGTCCCTGAGCCCTGTCAGCGCTGAGACGCACCCTGGGGTGGAAACGTCCGGGGCTTCTACCTGCTGATGAGCCGCAGGGCGGCCAAGCAGAACCGGGTTTTGATGGGATTCCGGGTGATGTGCGTGTAAggcaacccccaccccccgcccgtGATGGGCCCCCTCAGGCCCCGCCCCAGGCTGGCAGGATGGGTGGGGCCTCACCTCGTAGCCAGTGATGGCGATCAGGTGCATGGAGTCATTCACAGCCTTGAGGATGCCCAGGATGGAGCTCAGGGCCTCCTGCAAGTCCTCGGCTCCCTCACAGCTCTTGCTGTATTTCAGCAtctcctggggggggggggcgcggggagGGTCACTGCTGTCTGGACACTGAGCCCCGCCCCTCCCAGGAGAGTGGCTGGGATGCCCTGGGACACGGGTGTGGCTCCCGTGCAGTCGTCACTGGTGGGGCAAGACCGCATGTGCCCTGGGGCACTCACCCCCTGCCTAGGTGCAGGGTGGGGGGGATGGTCAGCCTGCCATCCCCATGGCCCAGCACCCCATCCTGCGCCCAGCTGCACCCTCCACAGCTCACATCTCCGACAGCCCCTCCTTCCAGGTCTGACCCCCGAACGAACGAGCACCTGTCACAGCTCTTCACGCCCGCTCTCAGACCTTGGGGATCTGCTCCGCAGGACGCCACGGTCAGCAGGACACAGGCGGCCTCGCGTGTGCTCTGGAGGCAGGGTCTGCCTGCCTGtgtccccgcccccggcccctgACGACGGGCAGCACACGGGCGGCCCTGTGGGGAGCCAGGGCCCCACAGACATGGGCGGGAGGTGTCCAGAGACCGTGGAGCTCAGGGATGGGGTAGGGCGACTGCCACTGTGCGGTGTGCAGCTGGGAGGGCGTCCAGGCCAGAGGCAGGCTCCAGGGAGGGGGCATTGGGCCAGGCAGGGGGGTCCCGGGGATGCCTGGCCTCTCACCTTGAGCAGCAGCTGGTACTTGGTGATCCTCTGGACTGGCTTCAGCAGGTAGGAGTCCAGGCTCAGCTTGTGGTCCAGCTTCTTCTGGCACTCCTGCACCCACCACACCCCCTTAGACAGCCGTCACCCTCCCTCCGAGAGTCAGCCAGTGGAGGAATGTCCCCACCACAACCCTTAGACGGCCGTCACCCTCCTTCCAAGAGTCAGCCTGTGGAGGACCGTCCCCACCACAAGCCCCTTAGATGGCTGTCACCCTCCTTCCGAGAGTCAGTGAGTGGAGGACAGTCCCCACCACAACCCCCTTAGACAGCTGTTGCCCTCCCCGGAGAGTCAGCCTGTGGAGGACTGTCCCCACCACAACCCCCTTAGACAGCTGTTGCCCTCCCCGGAGAGTCAGCCTGTGGAGGACTGTCCCCACCACAACCCCCTTAGATGGCTGTCACCCCCTCCGAGAGTCTTCCCCACCACAACCCCGAGAGTCAGTGAGTGGAGGACAGTCCCCACCACAACCCCCTTAGACAGCTGTTGCCCTCCCCGGAGAGTCAGCCTGTGGAGGACTGTCCCCACCACAACCCCCTTAGACGGCTGTCACCCTCCTTCCGAGAGTCAGTGAGTGAAGGACAGTCCCCACCACAACCCCCTTAGACAGCTGTCGCCCCCCACCGAGCCTCTGCCCATGGAGGACCGCCCACGCAGGCCCGGGACACACCTGGAAGAAGGGGCAGTCGGAGCACTGTCTCCACAGGCTCTCAGAGCGCGGCTTGTTCTGACAGTACTTCTCGTAGATCTGGAACTCCTCCATCTGCCGGGGAACGGGGCTGCATCACAGGGGTCTCAGAACCCACAGCCGAGTCACAGCCCTCTGGGCGGGGACGCCCGGCTCCCTGGGCCCCGCCTGATGTCTCCCCGAGTCTGGGCACCCCCTCCATCTCAGACGCCATGGCTGTGGCCGGGCAGCCAGGGAACAGCCGCGCAGAAGCTCCATCTCAGGGCTGCCCTAGTCCTGGCACCTCTCTTAGAAACATTGGGTCCGTGTGGCTGGCTTTGGCCTCAGGGAACAGATAAATAGACACAGGACTGGCACAGACTTTGTGAAGGACTCAGCTGCACATGCGCGGGGGTCGGGACGACCGGCCCGCATTCCACAGGTCGGGGGCGTGGCCTGAGCACCGGCCCTGCCCCTGGGTCCCCAGGAGGGGTGGATGCTggcaacaccccccaccccagatctCAGACAGCACCGGGAGGCATGCCAGACTGCGTGCAGCACAAACAGGGCTCCTTCTGCCTCCTCTGCCCCCGGCGCCATCTCCTGCCAGGGCGTCGGCCTCTGCCTGCTGTTTGCATGTTGCTGGGTCAGGGTCCTACACCCCATCCTGCTGCTCCCAGAGCCTGTCCACGGCCCCCAGCCCACTGGTGGTCCCGCGTCTGTGACTGATGCCTCAGAGCAAGTGTGACTGCCCAGGGTCAGCTGGTGCGCGAGGGACCAGCAGGGAATTGACGCCAGCAAGGACAGTCAGCACGCCACACTCGCGATCAGAACTCAGATGCCCTCTGATTCTGGCGGCTCTCAAAGCTGAGGTcccaggtttctttcttttttgagctAGCTACTGGGTTTTAGGGAAACCGTGCTCTTCCAGCCCTAACAAAAAGCATCATGGCGTCTCAGCTAAACTGGATACATCCGTCCTTGTAATCTCTGTTGGCCAGATGGGGACTGTGACAGAACGTAAAGCCACTGTGGCTTTAAGGAGAAACTTCAAGGCGTCAGGCCCGCAGAAGGACGCATTTGAGAAGCACATACCCGCTCCAGAAAGCACCTGCCGACCAGCTCCGGGCAGTCTGTGTAGTTCTCCAGCTCCCTCAGGAATATCCTAGATGAGGAGGTTTGAGACACATCACGTGAACACAGCCAGAATATGACAGCTGGTCGCCAAATATTAGACGTTCTTTTCCAGACGCCTATCCCGACTCTGGACGGTGCCCGAGACCGTGAGCAGGGGCGCACCGTCTGATTTCGGGGCCTGCAGCCCACGCCTGTCCCTCCCAGGGTCCCGACTGTGCCAAACGCTCAGGGACACGCAGACGCGGCTGCATGGGGACGCCTTGTTTCTGGAGAACACAGACACGGACTGAGGGGCTGCAGCGGCAGAGGGGGCCTCTTGAGGCCCAGCAGCCCGACTGCTCAGTGGGTTTTCTGCAGATTCAAGGGTCCTGCCCTCAGGACCCTTCACCCTGCGGTGCTGACCCTGAGCCTTGGGCTGAGTTTTCGTCTAGGTTTCCGACTCCCACACACCTATCAGGTAAATCCTGGCACCGAGGGCAGCTGAGAGCCAGGGCCAAGGATGTGGAAGGACCAGAAGGCCCAGGCCACCTGCTCACCCTAACCTCTCAGGGAGGTGCACCTGAAACGCAACTTCATAAGCAGCAGGTGACAGAGGCTACGGACAGGGGCAAAAGCAGGTGGTCAGACAGAAGTTCCAGTGCCCCTGGCATCCAGGGAGATGGGGCTGGATCCCACGGCCATGGGCCTATCCGTGGGCAGGCTGGAGGGACCCGTGCACGGCGGCCTTCCTCAGGACCACAGGCTTCTGCCCCCATCTGATTCCCTCTGCATCCGCTGTTCATCTTCCCACGAGCCCCTGAGACTGCTGAGGGTGAGCGGCCCCAGAAGGACTGCCCACGTCTCCCCAAAGCCATGCAGAGGCCACTGGCACTCCCACGAGGGGGGAATGGGCAGGAAGGAGTGTGCTCTGTGGCCATCCCTTACAAGAACAGGCTTGGCCCTGCGGGCACGCGGCCCCTTTGTAACTCCTTGCCGCTCGGCGTCTGCCCTGGGCTTGTCCCACCCGAGCCTGCTGCCCGTCTGCTTATCCCCCTTGATAGGAGGGAAGGCTCTCCTCCAGCAAAGCTCCAGCAGGCGGGGCCTCCAGTGACCCAAACAAAGGCCCAACCTGTTATGAAAGTGGTAAATTTCTTCCATGTTTCCAAACAGGATATCCTTCTTGTTCTGAAGGCCAGTCGAGATTAGATGAGTCATTAAAGGGTTGTCCATCTCTGCAGCGTAGCCCTGCGGAGGAGGGAGTGGTCAGCACAGGAGGCAGGCTCCACGAGGCCACCAAGCAGAGAAGTGATGCTGCTCAGGTTTAGGAATCAAGTCTACTTGAATTCATTCCGGATGGACAAGCACAGAAATGTGAGTGAGTTACAAGCAGCatcagttactttttttttttgtgggtggGGTCTCCATCCATTTCTCCACCTTTCAACCTTTCTAAACTCAGGCACATCTCCTATGAAGGGAACAAAGCTTACACATGCGTTCTGATGGATTATCTCTGTGCCTGCACCCTTGTGACCACGGCCCAGGTTCCGGGGCAGAGCGTCCCCGCACCCAGAAGCCCCTCCGCCATCCCCAGGCAACagcccctccctcttcctgcaaACACGTCCCAGCGCAGCTGTGCCTGTGTCCACGCGCCCTGGTCCCGAGGACATTCCGCCGACGGGTTTCCAGCTCCTGGCCGGCTCAGCAGGGCTGCGTGGGACGAGACCACCCTCACCTCCAGGACGCACAGCAGCTCCTCCACGTAGACCCGCTCTGTGTCCAGAAGCTCCTTCATCACGTGCCTGTGGGCGGGTGTGCTCTCATGCACAAGCTGCTTCCCACTGCCTCCCGGCTAACACGGGCCACCTCCAAAGGAGCCCCGACTCCCAGACCATGCACGGTTCCAAGTCCCCGACCCCCAGGCCTCCCCACTCCCAGGCCACAGTTCCAAGTCCCCCGCCCAGACCCCTTCCAGGAGAAGACCCTGCTCCACGGCAACCCCCAGCCTCCCACAAGAAGTGGGCCTGCATGATCTCTGGGGACCTGCTATGTGCTGTCAGGTTAGGGATGCCCAGGAGGGCACGGGCTTGCAAACGGGTGGGCCAGACCTCGCTTTGTGGACCAGGATCACCTTTTAACTGCCTATGACCAAGATTcccatttttaaacagaaaatggaGCTGGGGCTGGGACCATGAGCAGACGATGGCTAGCCCGTCGCCAGGCCCCATGCCTTCTAAGTGCCCGTTGTCCACACAGGGTGGCGAGGGGCGTGGAGAAAAAGGCTCGGGCTCTCTGGCCACCGGGGGCAGAGGGTAGTGTGGACTGGCAAGGAGGCTGTCCCCGTGGACGCAGGGCAGTGTGGAGCCTGGGCGGTTTCTCCAAGTGGACAGGAGTGCGGAGGGCTctcccgggggtgggggtgggggggtccgtGGGAGAGTGACCACCCGGAGAGGAGGGACATGGGCAGGGCCTTCCTGTGAAGTCCAGAGTTTAGTGCCCAAGGGCATGTCTATGCAGGAACAGGCGCCATCCTGGCAGGGGGGCGGTGTGCGGGGTCAGGGGGGCTGTGGGCCGAGCAGACCCTCcacagggtgggggggggggcaggaggagacagtgGGGGGAGCCAAGAAAGACAAGTGATGCCTAACACCCAGTAGGGCCAGAGTCAGGCAAggctgtgggcagggctggcGCGGGCGGGTCCGAGGCTGGCCCTGCCCGTGTGACCCGAGAGCCAGGGCCGTGCCCCCGAGTCGTGTGCCCTGGGCTCAGGGAGGGAGAATGCTGCTGCTTCAAGCCCCAGGGCCACCAGACGGGCGGGGGAAACGTGGCCTTCCTGAGGAACACGCAGGGGAACCCCAGCACCCGCCAGGCGACCCTCGAGGTCAGCTCTGCTCTGGGCTGCTCCTCCCGGGGTCGGGGGGCGggcggggtggcgggggtggTGTCCCACCACTTCTGCTCCTCAGCGTGCAACCCTCCCGGGGTGCGGGCTGCGAGCTGAGATCTGGGGGGCCGCGCTCGTCCTCGGAGCGGCGGGGAGGCAGCCACCCACCTCCGCAGGACGGCCAGGCTCTCCTCGTCCCCCGTGGAGCTGCCGCGGCCCTGCCGGCCCTCGCTCACCTCACTCTGCGGAGAGAGAAGCCGGCCAAGAGGCGCACTTTCAGAGACAGAAGGTGAAGCCTAAGGCCCGGCTCCAGAGCCTGACCCCCTGGTCCCTCTGAGGCGGACAGGAGGCCCCATGGTcggggcaggaggggaaagggcccgggggaggcgggggagtggggggcggggccGGGTCAGGAGtgaggggcggggctggggtgagggggcggggtcaggagggcctggaggggagagggcaggggaggcagaggggagtgagggggcggggtcaggggctgggggcggggccgaggAGTGAGGGGCGGGGCCGGAGGGCCTGGAGGGGAGGCTTAGGAGTGAGGGCGGGGCCGGGGTGCGGGTGCGGACTTAGGGGGAATGAGGGGCGTGGCTAAGGCGGGGTGGGGCTGCGGCGTGGGGGCGGGGACAGGGGGAgtgagggggcggggccgcggaGTAGGGGCGGGGCCGCGGAGTAGGGGCGGGGCCGCGGAGTGGGCCCGCAGCCGGGGCTCACCTTGGCCCTCCTGTAGGGCCCCCTCCGGAGCGCACTGCTCTCGGAACTGTGGTTCTCAGAACCCCTCCGGATGCCTGGTTTcggaagaaggagaggagagcGACCTCGCATCTCACGGCGGGGAGAGGGAATGCGCGCGCAGGGGCACCTAGGAAAAGCCACGAGCAGCCCAGAGCCGGGGAGGAAAGCACAGGAACATGAAGGAGGCGGTGGGAGACGGGCCGGGAGCCCCCGGGGCTCGCCATTCGCAGTGGGGCCCGGCTCCCGGTGACAGGGGATAACTCTGCGCCTGGAGTCAGAATGGGCCCACGAGCTGGGCTCAGAGGCTCTTGGCGTGGAGAGGCAACACTGGCCAGGGCTGCAGAAAGCGGCAGGGGCCGTGCCAGCCGCTGGATAGGTGTGTTTTGGGGACAGGAGGTGACAGGAAGGGCCCAGCCCTGCCTTCCAAAGGGGATGCACCTGGAGAACCAGGAGGTTTCAGGGTGGAAGGCCGAGCCACACAAGGGGAAAACCATCCCGCCTGTGGCACTGAGGACAGACCGCCGGGACAAGCCCAGGGAAGGCCCTCGAAGCCACGGTGGACCCGGTCCAGCCACAACAACGGGGAGCAGCACGGCTTAGAGGGACCGAGTGAGGGGCCCgagtgccaataaaactttatttacacaaTGGGTTGGATAGAAGGGGGCGTTCCCTGGGGTGAGAGGCGGCTGCTCGtacctggggaggggcagggcgaCTTGGTGAGCGCCTCCGGCCGCGGGGCCACGGGCTGCACGGGCCGTGTCTGCTTGGCTGCCAGCTTCTTGAGGCTGGCCTGCCTGCGGTGGAACATCTCCTCCACGCTCTCCTGCTTCTGGAAGACTCTCTGCACATGCTCCTGTAGAGGGAGACGGCATGCTGGACTCAGCAGGACATCTCTGTGATGCTCCAAGAGTCACCGTGACACCTGTGGGCCCCACTCTGCCCTCAGAGGGTTGGGGGGCACCAAGGGAGGAGGTGGCTGGCGGGAGGCTGTGGACAGCCGGCAGGAGTGAGCAGTTGGGGTCCAGCAGTGTCCAGAGGCTGGTGGAAGCGGGGCCCAGAGAGTGGCCAGGGCTCAGAGCACAGGCCTCCCAGCAGGCAGGGACCTCATGGGGTAGGAAGGGAGGGGGACTCGTCCATCCTGAAacacccccaccctctgcctcccaAGTGCCCAGAGAGTCGTCCCCTCACCAGCAGGTCTTTGGTGAGGATGGGCTCGTAGTCCTGGAAGATCTTGCTGAGCTCCTGGATCTTACTTTCTGCCCCCGTCTCCAGAAACCTCTCAAGCTCCTGGAGGGCGGCCTCTGCACCATCCTGGGACTGGCACTTGTCCACGGGCTGTGATGCTAGCAGGTAGATGCCCTCATCACACCACTTCATAGACTGCGGGGGGAGAAGTCACCTTGGAGACTGTCCTGGCATCTCAGGCGGCCTGCTGACCGCTGCCCTCTGAGACCATCTGCAGGACGAAGCATGCACCTCCTGCCCAGGTTCAGAAGGCTCCCCGGGGACGCGGGCCTGAAACCAGGGGCCTTGCCCAGGATGGGACGCATCCACACCGAGGACCAAGTGCAGGGAACTGGCTGGCTGGTCGTCTCTGGGTTTTTTGTGGCAGGTGAGTCCTTGAATCACCAATGTTGGCGCAGGACCGTCTGGGTCTCGGGAGAAGCCCTTGGGAGGCTGGGGGCCACTGTCCACCCAGCACCTGTGGTCTGGCCCCGGTGGGAGTGGCTCTGCAGGACCAAGGGTGGGGCCAGGCCTACCGCCTCCAGGAGGCTGTGCAGCTCCAGCGACTTGCCCAGCAGCCCCCTCCTCCGCTCCAGGTCGGCCGCGAACTGGTCGCACAGGTGGCGGAGCTCATGGCACTTGGGGCGGATGGAGTCCACGGCGTAGTGCTTGTGGCCGATGAGCCGCTCGCCCTCTTGGGACAGCGCGCGGGCCCGCTGCACAGCGGCCTGCGGAGGGACGGCGGAGGCGGCTCAGCTTCTCAGCTCCTCAGGGCGGAGGGCGCCCCCTGCGGCCGGGGCCGGCGGGGCGGGCTGGGGCGGGCTGGGGGAGGCCTGGGGGTCGGCAGGGTAGGACGGTGATACTGCGGGCACGGGGTCCCAGCAGTCCCAGTGGTCCCGCCGCCCGCATCCACACTTACACTGGACTTCTCCTCGAAGCTGGCCAGGTCCTTCAGGAGGTGCTGCACATGCGCCAGGCTGTTGCCCACATCAGTGAAGGTCGTGACCTTCTGGGCCAGCACGTCCAGGGCGGCTTTGACCTGAGATGGGGCAGCGGGGCGAGGGGCCAGGCAGTGAGATCGTGGGAAGACCACGGCTGGGGGACGGAGGGGGGTGCTGTGGAAACTgggtgcagggaggggagggggcccaggCCTCCCCTCGGAAGGGGGACTAGAGGGAAACTTCCTTGATCTGAGAGAGGACATCCACAAACCCCCCCTGCCAACTCTCCAGGTGTAACGCTGGTGAGGGACGCGTCCCCCGGGGACTGCGGCCCGCAGGGAGGGCCCTCCACTCTCATCACCACGATCCCAGTGGTGGGCGCACGAGGGCAGACAAAGAACAGACACAAAAACACGCAGATCGAAAACGAAGAAATCAAGCCATTTCTGTTTGCACGTGGCCTGATGGTCTGTGTGCAAACGCTACAAGACAGAGCCTGGATTGAGCTCGGCAAGGTTTTAGGacataaaatcaatacacaagaGTCTATTGTATCTCTACAGACAGCAATGAACACACAACACACCAGAATAAAAAGCATAACACCATCTacggttccttaaaaaatgaaacttgTATGTGTAAACCCAACCAAACACATCTGAACTTGTGCAAACCATATAGCATTGGTGACTATAGGACACtgaagaaaatctaaacagatGGACAGACATATGTGTTTACTGACTGAAGAGTCAGTGCAGTAAAGTGCTGACTCTCCCCGAAGTGAGGCACAGGTTTAACACAATTCCTGACAAAACCCAGCGGGACTTTCTTGGAGACACAGATCAGGTTATCTGACATCTGCACGGAAGGTGAAGGAACCGGAACAGCTAAGACAGCTGTGAAGCGGGAGAATAAAGGGGCAGAAATCCCGTCTGGAAGGATGTACACGACGCCCTGGGGTTCCAGCCTGACCCCCGGCTCCTCGAGGCCACGAGAGGTTCCCACAGGGCGTGTCACCCACTCCAGCGCCCCTCCGCAGCCCCCAGGCCACTCACCTCCCGGAAGTCCTGCTCGAAATGCCGGAGCTGCAGGCACTGCTCTAGTTTTTGCTGATGTTTTGCCCAAAACTCGTCAAAGGCGGCCTCGGTCTCGTTCAGCTGGGCCAGGAGCCTGGGGAAGGGGCGGCAGCCACGCTGGTGGGGCCTGTGAAGCCCCCGCTTCTCACAGCGCCAAGCGACGGGGGGCTAGTCCGC from Cervus canadensis isolate Bull #8, Minnesota chromosome 9, ASM1932006v1, whole genome shotgun sequence carries:
- the MCF2L gene encoding guanine nucleotide exchange factor DBS isoform X15, which encodes MSPGDQMLGLSLQDTGIGFILVIDRRQDRWTSVKASILRIAASFPANLQLVLVLRPAGFFQRTLSELAFRFNRDDFKMKVPVIMLSSVPELHGYIDKSQLTEDLGGTLAYCHSRWLCHRTAIESFALLVKQTAQMLQAFGTELAETELPNDVQSTSSVLLTHTEKKDRAKEDMRLALVEGRRVLESIREPLGRGPEQSPNQDQLDSQSTVQRLLAQLNETEAAFDEFWAKHQQKLEQCLQLRHFEQDFREVKAALDVLAQKVTTFTDVGNSLAHVQHLLKDLASFEEKSSAAVQRARALSQEGERLIGHKHYAVDSIRPKCHELRHLCDQFAADLERRRGLLGKSLELHSLLEASMKWCDEGIYLLASQPVDKCQSQDGAEAALQELERFLETGAESKIQELSKIFQDYEPILTKDLLEHVQRVFQKQESVEEMFHRRQASLKKLAAKQTRPVQPVAPRPEALTKSPCPSPGIRRGSENHSSESSALRRGPYRRAKSEVSEGRQGRGSSTGDEESLAVLRRHVMKELLDTERVYVEELLCVLEGYAAEMDNPLMTHLISTGLQNKKDILFGNMEEIYHFHNRIFLRELENYTDCPELVGRCFLERMEEFQIYEKYCQNKPRSESLWRQCSDCPFFQECQKKLDHKLSLDSYLLKPVQRITKYQLLLKEMLKYSKSCEGAEDLQEALSSILGILKAVNDSMHLIAITGYEGNLSDLGRLLMQGSFSVWTDHKRGHAKVKDLARFKPMQRHLFLHEKAVLFCKRREENGEGYEKAPSYSYKQSLNMTAVGITENVKGDAKKFEIWYNAREEVYIIQAPTPEIKAAWVSEIRKVLTSQLQACREASQHRALEQSQSLPLPAPASTSPSKGSTRNIKKLEERKMDPLSLEGYGGSMPLPRAPEKGKDDVVTSSTSESSALSKKRFTLQSFAALKAQKASPTSPDKKAKRHQVKSDPTPFGLRGWSKTSHPSETPEDNDGWSSTEEPVNSSDAEEEGRVGPGKLVPGRYTVARLDEKGVPDALALRSGDEVELVQEGDEGLWCVRNLSSGTEGWVPAHNLSALLCQGGPTGCLSSPESSAGSAVLSPSSSCSESCTAAVADLRG
- the MCF2L gene encoding guanine nucleotide exchange factor DBS isoform X14, with protein sequence MLALRRALRGALPKLRPCHQPRRLQDTGIGFILVIDRRQDRWTSVKASILRIAASFPANLQLVLVLRPAGFFQRTLSELAFRFNRDDFKMKVPVIMLSSVPELHGYIDKSQLTEDLGGTLAYCHSRWLCHRTAIESFALLVKQTAQMLQAFGTELAETELPNDVQSTSSVLLTHTEKKDRAKEDMRLALVEGRRVLESIREPLGRGPEQSPNQDQLDSQSTVQRLLAQLNETEAAFDEFWAKHQQKLEQCLQLRHFEQDFREVKAALDVLAQKVTTFTDVGNSLAHVQHLLKDLASFEEKSSAAVQRARALSQEGERLIGHKHYAVDSIRPKCHELRHLCDQFAADLERRRGLLGKSLELHSLLEASMKWCDEGIYLLASQPVDKCQSQDGAEAALQELERFLETGAESKIQELSKIFQDYEPILTKDLLEHVQRVFQKQESVEEMFHRRQASLKKLAAKQTRPVQPVAPRPEALTKSPCPSPGIRRGSENHSSESSALRRGPYRRAKSEVSEGRQGRGSSTGDEESLAVLRRHVMKELLDTERVYVEELLCVLEGYAAEMDNPLMTHLISTGLQNKKDILFGNMEEIYHFHNRIFLRELENYTDCPELVGRCFLERMEEFQIYEKYCQNKPRSESLWRQCSDCPFFQECQKKLDHKLSLDSYLLKPVQRITKYQLLLKEMLKYSKSCEGAEDLQEALSSILGILKAVNDSMHLIAITGYEGNLSDLGRLLMQGSFSVWTDHKRGHAKVKDLARFKPMQRHLFLHEKAVLFCKRREENGEGYEKAPSYSYKQSLNMTAVGITENVKGDAKKFEIWYNAREEVYIIQAPTPEIKAAWVSEIRKVLTSQLQACREASQHRALEQSQSLPLPAPASTSPSKGSTRNIKKLEERKMDPLSLEGYGGSMPLPRAPEKGKDDVVTSSTSESSALSKKRFTLQSFAALKAQKASPTSPDKKAKRHQVKSDPTPFGLRGWSKTSHPSETPEDNDGWSSTEEPVNSSDAEEEGRVGPGKLVPGRYTVARLDEKGVPDALALRSGDEVELVQEGDEGLWCVRNLSSGTEGWVPAHNLSALLCQGGPTGCLSSPESSAGSAVLSPSSSCSESCTAAVADLRG